One genomic segment of Candidatus Eremiobacterota bacterium includes these proteins:
- the nifJ gene encoding pyruvate:ferredoxin (flavodoxin) oxidoreductase, with product MVTITGNQAATHVAYAYSEVAAIYPITPSSDMGEMADTWASEKRKNIFGQVVDVIEMQSEAGAAGAVHGSLSAGALTTTFTASQGLLLMIPNMHKIAGEMIPAVFHVSARSLACQSLSIFGDHSDVMSVRNTGFGLICSSSPQEVMDLAAVAHLSTLKSQVPFLHFFDGFRTSAEIMKVEEISYDILKELYEPEYLRRFRNRAMRPEKPYAKVGAQNPDVYFQGRETINKDYDAVPGIVQEYMDKVAAKTGRQYHLFDYYGHPQATNIIVAMGSGCETIEESIDCMLKRGDKVGMVRVRLYRPFSAEALVKVIPTSVERIAVLDRTKEPGSLGEPLYMDIVTALAGKNIKIIGGRYGLSSKEFTPSMVQAVYRHLAGKCTHNFTVGINDDVTHLSLPIDEELCSEPADMKSCMFWGLGSDGTVGANKDSIKIIGDNTDLNAQGYFVYDSKKSYGITISHLRFGKSPIKSPYLVYHPNFVACHNPAYIGRYDMLKGIKEGGVFLLNSDWDRTEVFSHLTEEMQKTIMEKKIRFYTIDALKISEAAGLGARINTVMMTAFFLVSGVLEHDEAIKLIKSAIKKTYSKKGEEVVKKNWECVDRTAEALVQVDIPEKITASYKPPRLIPDDAPIFAREIIERSMHLLGDEVPVSKMSFDGVLPTATSRLEKRGIAPRVPVWVPEHCIQCNQCVNACPHAVVRAKQIAPDDLKNAPSSFHVEDSKTKNDKSWKFRLQIYVDDCTGCGVCVETCPAKTKALEFSVLEKERQSGQAENYRFFDALPDNVGADTKNLKSSGFIKPLFEFSGACGGCGETPYIRLITQLFGERMIVANATGCSSIYGGTFPTIPYCTTKEGRGPAWGNSLFEDNAEYGFGMRLAVESNRRTLRAAVEQYIALQGATEALKAALTACLGAWDKTDSEAVAAQQAVQPLIQEALKGSDGEKKALLEKIQELQDYFVEKSIWCIGGDGWAYDIGYGGLDHVVASGRNVNILVLDTEVYSNTGGQASKSTPLAAVAKFANAGKRVGKKNLGLMCMSYGYVYVASIALGANRNQALKALLEAEAYPGPSIVIAYSPCIAHGFNMMKTQTEQKRAVESGYWPLYRYNPSSEKPFTWDNPEVTGSFQDFIRGETRYNSLKLTAPQDAERLFAEAEKDAKRRIDFFKKIGEIL from the coding sequence GGCGACCCATGTCGCCTATGCTTACAGTGAGGTGGCTGCCATCTATCCCATCACTCCCTCGTCAGACATGGGGGAGATGGCCGACACCTGGGCGAGCGAGAAAAGGAAAAACATTTTCGGCCAGGTTGTTGACGTCATAGAGATGCAGTCAGAGGCGGGCGCCGCAGGGGCCGTCCATGGCTCCCTGAGTGCCGGCGCTCTGACGACAACCTTTACGGCCTCCCAGGGACTTCTTCTCATGATACCCAACATGCATAAGATCGCCGGCGAGATGATCCCGGCAGTATTCCACGTGTCGGCACGCTCCCTGGCCTGCCAGTCCCTCTCAATCTTCGGTGACCATTCAGACGTGATGAGCGTGAGAAACACCGGCTTCGGCCTGATATGCTCCAGCTCGCCCCAGGAGGTCATGGACCTTGCAGCGGTGGCCCATCTTTCAACCCTGAAAAGCCAGGTCCCCTTCCTCCATTTCTTTGACGGCTTCCGCACCTCCGCAGAGATAATGAAGGTTGAGGAGATAAGCTACGATATCCTGAAAGAGCTCTATGAGCCTGAGTATCTGAGAAGGTTCCGCAACAGGGCGATGCGCCCTGAAAAGCCCTATGCGAAGGTAGGCGCCCAGAACCCCGATGTGTATTTCCAGGGGCGCGAGACGATTAATAAAGATTACGACGCAGTTCCCGGCATTGTCCAGGAATATATGGACAAGGTAGCGGCAAAAACGGGGAGACAGTACCACCTCTTTGATTACTACGGCCATCCCCAGGCCACCAATATCATTGTGGCCATGGGAAGTGGCTGTGAGACCATTGAGGAATCCATTGACTGCATGCTGAAGCGCGGAGACAAGGTGGGCATGGTGCGCGTGCGCCTTTACAGGCCTTTCTCAGCCGAGGCCCTTGTGAAGGTGATCCCCACCTCTGTCGAGAGAATAGCGGTGCTGGACAGGACCAAGGAGCCCGGATCTCTTGGCGAGCCGCTTTACATGGACATCGTGACGGCCCTTGCAGGAAAAAATATCAAGATTATCGGGGGAAGATACGGCCTCTCGAGCAAGGAGTTCACCCCCTCGATGGTGCAGGCTGTCTACCGCCATCTTGCGGGGAAATGCACCCACAACTTCACGGTGGGAATCAATGACGACGTGACGCACCTGTCGCTCCCCATCGACGAGGAGCTCTGCTCGGAGCCCGCCGACATGAAGAGCTGCATGTTCTGGGGACTGGGCTCCGACGGCACCGTCGGCGCCAATAAGGACTCCATCAAGATCATAGGTGATAACACTGATCTGAACGCTCAAGGCTACTTTGTCTATGATTCAAAGAAATCATACGGCATCACCATCTCCCACCTGCGGTTCGGCAAGAGCCCCATCAAGTCGCCTTACCTGGTCTATCACCCCAATTTTGTGGCGTGCCACAATCCCGCCTATATCGGCCGGTATGACATGCTCAAGGGGATCAAGGAGGGAGGCGTGTTCCTCCTCAACTCCGACTGGGACCGCACCGAGGTCTTCAGCCATCTCACCGAGGAGATGCAGAAAACCATCATGGAGAAGAAGATCAGGTTCTACACCATCGACGCCCTCAAGATCTCCGAGGCGGCCGGCCTGGGAGCCAGGATCAACACCGTGATGATGACCGCCTTTTTCCTCGTGTCGGGAGTGCTGGAGCATGATGAGGCTATCAAGCTCATCAAGAGCGCCATCAAGAAAACCTACTCCAAAAAAGGCGAGGAAGTGGTGAAGAAGAACTGGGAATGCGTTGACCGCACCGCCGAGGCGCTGGTGCAGGTCGATATCCCTGAGAAGATCACCGCCTCGTACAAACCGCCCAGGCTTATCCCCGACGATGCACCGATCTTTGCCAGGGAAATAATTGAGCGTTCCATGCACCTCCTCGGAGATGAGGTGCCTGTCTCAAAGATGTCCTTTGACGGCGTGCTTCCCACGGCCACATCTAGGCTGGAAAAGCGCGGCATCGCTCCCCGCGTGCCGGTATGGGTCCCTGAGCACTGCATCCAGTGCAACCAGTGCGTCAACGCCTGTCCCCATGCCGTTGTGAGGGCAAAGCAGATAGCGCCTGATGACCTGAAAAATGCTCCTTCAAGCTTCCATGTGGAGGATTCAAAGACCAAGAATGACAAGAGCTGGAAATTCAGGCTCCAGATATATGTGGACGACTGCACGGGCTGCGGCGTCTGCGTGGAAACCTGCCCGGCAAAGACCAAGGCCCTGGAATTCTCGGTGCTTGAAAAAGAGCGCCAGAGCGGACAGGCCGAGAACTATCGCTTCTTTGACGCTCTGCCCGACAATGTGGGAGCCGACACCAAGAACCTGAAGAGCAGCGGCTTCATCAAGCCCCTTTTCGAGTTCTCAGGCGCCTGCGGGGGCTGCGGCGAGACACCCTACATCAGGCTCATCACCCAGCTCTTCGGCGAAAGGATGATAGTTGCCAATGCCACGGGCTGCTCATCAATCTATGGCGGCACCTTCCCCACCATACCCTACTGCACTACCAAGGAGGGCAGGGGGCCTGCCTGGGGCAACTCCCTTTTCGAGGACAATGCCGAATACGGCTTTGGCATGCGCCTCGCCGTTGAAAGCAACCGCAGGACCCTCAGGGCAGCCGTCGAGCAGTACATTGCCCTCCAGGGAGCAACCGAAGCGCTCAAGGCAGCCCTTACCGCCTGCCTGGGCGCCTGGGACAAGACCGACAGCGAAGCGGTGGCAGCCCAGCAGGCGGTGCAGCCCCTCATCCAGGAAGCCCTCAAGGGAAGTGATGGCGAGAAAAAGGCCCTCCTTGAGAAAATTCAGGAGCTTCAGGATTACTTCGTGGAGAAGAGCATCTGGTGCATCGGCGGCGACGGGTGGGCCTATGACATCGGCTACGGCGGCCTGGACCACGTGGTGGCCTCGGGGAGAAATGTGAACATCCTGGTGCTTGACACCGAGGTGTATTCAAACACCGGCGGCCAGGCATCAAAGTCAACGCCCCTCGCCGCAGTGGCGAAATTCGCCAACGCGGGAAAAAGAGTGGGCAAGAAAAACCTGGGACTGATGTGCATGAGCTATGGCTATGTCTATGTGGCCTCAATTGCCCTTGGCGCCAACAGGAACCAGGCCCTCAAGGCGCTCCTTGAGGCCGAGGCCTATCCCGGGCCCTCAATCGTCATCGCCTACTCTCCCTGTATCGCCCACGGTTTCAACATGATGAAGACCCAGACTGAGCAGAAGCGGGCCGTCGAGAGCGGCTACTGGCCCCTTTACCGTTACAACCCCTCATCCGAGAAGCCCTTTACGTGGGATAACCCTGAGGTGACAGGCAGTTTCCAGGACTTCATCCGCGGGGAAACGCGCTACAACTCCCTTAAGCTCACGGCACCGCAGGATGCCGAGCGCCTTTTTGCCGAGGCGGAGAAGGACGCGAAGCGGCGTATCGACTTCTTTAAAAAGATAGGCGAGATACTCTAG
- a CDS encoding ferredoxin-thioredoxin reductase catalytic domain-containing protein produces MSEEAPAEERIEKALQKLSRDAQSGGYHLNPDREFTKDLIAGLLVNEDRYGYWACPCRLASGKKEEDLDIICPCDYRDPDLGAFHMCYCALYVSEKVIRKEVVLEGSIPERRPPGGKRDKQIPGGALLPGKLAYPVWRCKVCGYLCAREEPPETCPVCKVKKERFERFL; encoded by the coding sequence ATGAGCGAAGAAGCCCCTGCTGAAGAAAGAATCGAAAAGGCATTGCAGAAGCTTTCCAGGGATGCCCAGTCAGGAGGCTACCATCTCAATCCTGACAGGGAGTTCACCAAGGACCTCATTGCAGGCCTCCTTGTGAACGAGGACCGTTACGGTTACTGGGCATGCCCCTGCAGGCTCGCCTCAGGGAAAAAAGAGGAAGACCTTGATATAATCTGCCCCTGCGATTACAGGGATCCCGATCTCGGCGCATTTCACATGTGCTATTGCGCTCTCTACGTTTCAGAAAAGGTGATAAGAAAAGAGGTGGTCCTCGAGGGCTCCATCCCTGAGCGCCGGCCTCCCGGGGGAAAAAGGGATAAGCAGATCCCTGGAGGCGCCCTCCTTCCCGGGAAGCTTGCCTACCCTGTCTGGCGCTGCAAGGTTTGCGGATACCTCTGCGCCCGCGAGGAGCCTCCCGAGACATGCCCCGTCTGTAAAGTCAAGAAGGAGCGCTTTGAGAGGTTTCTCTGA
- a CDS encoding glutaredoxin family protein, with amino-acid sequence MDKKYMDGEKRGSVLLFALSTCGWCSKVKNLLSELKVAFEYVDVDKLKGPEKDEVMDEVKKHNPQCSFPTIVINDQCIVGFKEIAIREALGK; translated from the coding sequence ATGGATAAAAAATATATGGACGGCGAGAAGAGAGGCTCTGTGCTTCTCTTTGCCCTGAGCACATGCGGGTGGTGCAGCAAGGTGAAAAATCTTCTCAGCGAGCTCAAGGTGGCCTTTGAGTATGTCGATGTGGACAAGCTCAAGGGACCGGAAAAGGACGAGGTCATGGACGAGGTCAAGAAGCACAACCCCCAGTGCTCCTTTCCCACCATAGTGATTAACGATCAGTGCATTGTGGGCTTCAAGGAGATTGCCATAAGGGAGGCCCTAGGGAAATGA
- a CDS encoding zinc ribbon domain-containing protein, which translates to MALKIFKCTRCGNVFERLIRSSEEKKKEPCPHCGSEETKHTFLGQFLGKVGCFEGG; encoded by the coding sequence ATGGCTCTCAAGATTTTCAAGTGCACAAGGTGCGGAAACGTATTTGAGAGGCTCATAAGGTCCAGCGAAGAGAAAAAAAAGGAGCCATGCCCCCACTGCGGAAGCGAAGAGACGAAACATACCTTCCTGGGACAGTTTCTGGGCAAGGTGGGATGCTTCGAGGGCGGCTGA
- a CDS encoding ABC transporter permease, protein MVSLSLAQKNVIRKQERSLLTIIGVILAVGSFVALLSVAEGLYQKLYREVYGRNIDIYILPPSTLPLPTGPIGALGYSADEIRIMESLPVKPLTAPLPPDKMKSLERKVENIITYLTPSDTAESSTKIQNIKKAIGVTRFQQTINGKSVILWGIPYDQNDIGEENFLKTFFPNVTVADGLLPTPEGPPDDPYCLEGVRKLEELTEDEKKIIIGTKLSQDLRLPCDREFSIKRGQNTVNLKVGTVARFQVGFQDYFCFMPVETALTLEDSPGKVKEIWIQVQDKKLVKETKRQLQLNLPDLSVKTSEEYLGASSELVRYAWLLQFAIALIGILIATTASMNTMLMSTFERIKEFGALRAIGTSRFTIIMMILIESLILSITGGIFGIVVGLLGSKFLDGAVMSIFQTSFPLAHITVNLIIYALVLSLSIGIVGALIPAIIVYRMDVIQALRGE, encoded by the coding sequence GTGGTATCCCTATCCCTGGCGCAGAAAAACGTAATCCGCAAGCAGGAGAGAAGCCTTCTCACCATTATCGGAGTCATCCTCGCGGTGGGATCTTTCGTGGCCCTCCTTTCGGTGGCTGAAGGACTCTACCAGAAATTATACCGCGAGGTCTACGGGAGAAACATCGACATCTACATCCTCCCCCCCTCGACGCTTCCCCTGCCCACGGGCCCCATCGGCGCGCTGGGGTACTCGGCCGACGAGATCCGCATCATGGAATCACTTCCCGTAAAGCCCCTCACGGCACCCCTCCCCCCCGACAAGATGAAAAGCCTTGAGAGAAAAGTTGAAAACATCATCACGTACCTCACCCCTTCTGACACCGCAGAATCCAGCACCAAGATCCAGAACATAAAAAAAGCCATAGGGGTCACGAGATTCCAGCAGACCATCAACGGCAAGTCAGTGATCCTCTGGGGCATCCCCTATGACCAGAACGATATTGGCGAAGAAAATTTCCTTAAGACCTTTTTCCCCAACGTGACAGTTGCCGACGGGCTCCTTCCCACACCGGAGGGCCCCCCTGACGATCCCTACTGCCTTGAGGGAGTGAGGAAACTGGAAGAGCTCACCGAAGACGAGAAAAAGATAATCATCGGCACAAAGCTCTCACAGGATCTCAGGCTCCCCTGCGACAGGGAGTTTTCCATAAAACGGGGACAGAACACGGTAAACCTCAAGGTGGGAACGGTGGCCCGCTTCCAGGTGGGGTTTCAGGACTACTTCTGCTTCATGCCCGTTGAGACGGCCCTCACCCTCGAGGACTCGCCAGGGAAGGTGAAGGAGATATGGATCCAGGTCCAGGACAAAAAGCTTGTCAAGGAGACAAAGAGGCAGCTTCAGCTTAACCTTCCCGACCTCTCCGTCAAGACAAGCGAAGAATATCTCGGCGCTTCGAGCGAGCTGGTAAGATATGCATGGCTGCTGCAGTTCGCCATAGCCCTCATAGGCATTCTCATCGCGACCACAGCTTCAATGAACACCATGCTGATGTCAACCTTTGAGAGAATCAAGGAGTTCGGGGCGCTGCGGGCTATCGGCACCTCGCGCTTCACGATAATCATGATGATCCTCATTGAATCGCTCATCCTGTCCATTACGGGGGGGATCTTCGGAATTGTCGTAGGGCTCCTGGGCTCAAAATTCCTCGACGGCGCCGTAATGTCCATTTTCCAGACCTCCTTTCCGCTGGCCCATATCACCGTGAACCTGATTATCTATGCCCTGGTGCTCTCGCTTTCAATCGGTATCGTGGGAGCCCTGATCCCTGCCATCATTGTCTACCGCATGGATGTGATTCAAGCCCTCCGCGGGGAATAG
- a CDS encoding ABC transporter ATP-binding protein, with the protein MRVRLISIHKYWETQAGKLRVLENVNVEFKSGDFIAIMGPSGSGKSTLLFLLGCIDLPNFGHIFLDETDVTAQSETVREKIRLNHIGFIFQNYYLIPTLSVMENVMLPMQLAGSYGSERDQRAASLLRLVGMEKKAFEKTTRLSGGQVQRVATARALANLPGLLLADEPTGNLDTRGSKEIMEVLRSVNENQKLTTIVVTHDPKVASYANRTYYLDEGRLTATAI; encoded by the coding sequence ATGAGAGTACGACTGATTAGCATCCACAAATACTGGGAGACCCAGGCAGGGAAGCTCCGGGTCCTGGAGAACGTGAACGTAGAATTCAAATCCGGGGACTTTATTGCCATCATGGGGCCTTCGGGCTCGGGCAAGTCCACGCTCCTCTTCCTGCTGGGATGCATCGATCTCCCCAACTTCGGCCATATCTTCCTTGATGAAACTGATGTGACGGCCCAGTCAGAGACCGTGAGGGAAAAAATAAGGCTCAATCACATCGGCTTCATCTTCCAGAATTACTATCTTATTCCCACCCTCTCGGTCATGGAAAACGTCATGCTCCCCATGCAGCTCGCCGGGTCCTATGGGAGCGAGAGGGACCAGCGGGCGGCATCTCTGCTGCGCCTCGTGGGCATGGAGAAAAAAGCATTTGAGAAGACCACCAGGCTCTCGGGAGGACAGGTGCAGCGCGTGGCGACGGCGAGGGCCCTGGCCAATCTCCCGGGGCTCCTCCTTGCCGATGAGCCGACAGGAAACCTGGATACGCGGGGAAGCAAGGAGATCATGGAGGTGCTTCGCTCGGTGAACGAGAACCAGAAGCTCACCACCATCGTAGTGACCCACGATCCCAAAGTGGCGAGCTACGCGAACAGGACCTACTACCTTGATGAAGGGAGACTGACGGCAACGGCGATCTAA